A section of the Chryseobacterium scophthalmum genome encodes:
- a CDS encoding DUF4960 domain-containing protein encodes MGKIIKILKGTALLLLFTAFVYSCETNNEDGLVTDVSVNINSFSVNGVEGNIDHKSDKISVILPYGTNITALIPQISIPLGATVTPGSGSIINFAQPVKFRVKNGNIQKDYEINVKAQDPIISFKINGLDATINHSAKTINLTVPEGTVITALHPIIELAPGVNITPASGATLDFTNPVQFTVTNTNFTEVYTAKVSTPINGPSIAFIGTAPNRNALTNPDEIAASDWLFSKYSGAIYVSFNDISAGALLNNIDVLWWHYDSATGLPNDALNANTTGKIKTYLNNGGNILLTSFASQYVDALGIVPSGKGPNNVFGDFLPNGFVDGNDWGMSFVGHENHPVFEGLLTYEPGKANLLKKNTFRLNHTAWWFLPDWGGYDNGAGWRTQTGGNNLASEAWDNSLDGRVSIAEFPGGAANKKCIVISMGAYDWYNETSNGNPSQPNDFIENIKTLTFNSLNYLKTH; translated from the coding sequence ATGGGAAAAATAATAAAAATTCTGAAGGGTACAGCGCTGTTACTTTTGTTTACAGCTTTTGTATATTCCTGCGAAACCAACAATGAAGACGGGCTTGTAACTGATGTTTCAGTAAATATCAATTCATTTTCAGTAAACGGTGTTGAAGGAAATATTGATCATAAATCCGACAAAATATCAGTTATACTGCCTTACGGAACAAATATTACTGCACTTATACCTCAGATCAGCATTCCGCTGGGAGCGACTGTAACACCAGGTTCAGGAAGCATTATAAATTTTGCACAGCCTGTAAAATTCAGAGTGAAAAACGGCAATATCCAAAAAGATTACGAAATAAATGTTAAAGCCCAAGACCCTATTATTAGCTTTAAGATCAATGGTTTGGACGCAACTATTAATCACTCTGCAAAAACGATCAACCTTACCGTACCTGAAGGAACAGTAATCACAGCGTTACATCCAATTATAGAGTTAGCACCAGGGGTAAACATTACACCCGCGTCAGGAGCTACGCTGGATTTTACAAATCCGGTACAGTTCACAGTTACTAATACTAATTTTACTGAAGTATATACAGCAAAAGTGTCAACACCGATAAATGGACCAAGCATTGCGTTTATTGGTACTGCACCTAACAGGAATGCGCTTACCAATCCTGATGAAATTGCGGCTTCAGATTGGCTCTTCTCTAAATATTCAGGAGCTATTTATGTTTCCTTTAACGATATTTCGGCAGGGGCTTTATTAAATAACATTGATGTATTATGGTGGCACTACGATTCTGCGACAGGGTTACCCAATGATGCTTTGAATGCCAATACTACAGGAAAAATAAAAACTTATCTTAATAATGGAGGAAATATATTATTAACATCTTTTGCATCTCAGTATGTAGATGCATTAGGAATAGTTCCTTCAGGAAAAGGTCCTAACAACGTTTTTGGAGATTTTCTTCCGAATGGCTTTGTTGATGGAAATGATTGGGGAATGTCTTTCGTTGGACACGAAAATCACCCTGTTTTTGAAGGTCTATTAACTTATGAACCAGGTAAAGCCAATCTTTTGAAAAAGAATACATTTAGACTCAATCATACCGCCTGGTGGTTCTTACCGGATTGGGGGGGCTATGATAATGGTGCCGGATGGAGAACTCAGACGGGGGGAAATAATCTTGCCAGCGAAGCATGGGACAATTCACTTGACGGTCGTGTCTCTATTGCAGAATTTCCAGGCGGTGCAGCCAATAAGAAATGTATTGTTATTTCTATGGGAGCCTATGATTGGTATAATGAAACCTCTAATGGAAACCCAAGTCAGCCAAATGATTTTATTGAAAATATTAAAACATTAACTTTTAATAGCTTAAACTATCTAAAAACCCATTAA
- a CDS encoding RagB/SusD family nutrient uptake outer membrane protein, protein MKKNIILIISCALLLGATTSCSDFLDSEPRGVLSEADVITPKNVDGFVIAAYASLGNDHYDTPFSLWPYGNVRSDDAYKGGSGTNDIQAFHFFEISNNIRSDFGELDRLWYLNYVGISRANKAIAALNQLTDTEYPNKQKRIAEMKFIRGHFYFMLKTIFKYVPYVDETTSVEEYKNISNRAMTDQELWNAIASNFESAAQYLPASQSEVGRPKKSAAYAYLAKVRLYQAYEQSDNYSVTSINTATLQKAVDAANQVIGNYSLESDFGNNFMPGSYENGPEAVFSIQYSDDDGTLYGRLNYGDVLSLPQGLGCCDFHKPSQNLVNAFKTNAQGLPMFDNYNQTDLDYNHLNNFTVDPRLYHTVAMPGLPWKYDQDKIYQESWVRSPGTYGYYASLKENVPPNCGCTVNIDPFYGNSKNRIIIRYSDVLLIKAEALIELGQHQAALPFINQVRERAAASTYFTGGYTTNNLIQKYEPGVNCTWDQSFARKALRWERRMEFAMEGSRFFDLVRWGVTTETMNTFYAGEKTKRTYYSQAGFDHGKEEYCPIPLAQVNFSQGLYKQNNGY, encoded by the coding sequence ATGAAAAAGAATATAATTTTAATCATATCATGCGCTTTATTACTTGGAGCAACTACCTCTTGTAGTGATTTTCTTGATTCTGAACCAAGAGGTGTACTATCCGAAGCTGATGTTATAACGCCTAAAAATGTAGATGGATTTGTAATTGCGGCATATGCTTCGCTAGGAAACGACCATTATGACACACCTTTCAGCCTTTGGCCATACGGAAATGTAAGATCTGATGATGCATACAAGGGTGGAAGCGGAACCAATGATATCCAGGCATTTCACTTCTTTGAAATTTCCAATAATATCCGCTCTGATTTTGGTGAATTGGATAGATTATGGTATCTCAACTATGTTGGGATTTCCAGAGCGAATAAAGCTATTGCAGCATTGAATCAATTAACGGATACAGAATATCCTAACAAGCAGAAAAGAATTGCAGAAATGAAATTTATAAGAGGACATTTCTATTTTATGCTGAAAACCATTTTTAAATACGTTCCTTATGTTGATGAAACCACATCTGTAGAAGAATATAAGAACATTTCTAATAGAGCAATGACAGATCAGGAACTTTGGAATGCTATTGCATCCAATTTTGAATCTGCTGCACAATACCTTCCTGCTTCCCAATCAGAAGTTGGAAGACCCAAAAAAAGTGCTGCATATGCTTACCTTGCAAAGGTGAGGCTTTATCAGGCATATGAACAAAGCGATAATTATAGTGTGACCTCAATCAACACCGCTACACTTCAGAAAGCTGTGGATGCAGCGAATCAAGTTATCGGAAATTATTCCTTAGAATCTGATTTTGGTAATAACTTTATGCCTGGATCTTATGAAAATGGTCCTGAAGCAGTTTTCTCTATTCAGTATTCTGACGATGATGGTACACTTTACGGAAGGCTTAACTATGGTGATGTACTTTCGCTTCCACAAGGTCTAGGATGTTGTGACTTCCACAAACCAAGCCAGAATTTGGTTAATGCATTCAAAACTAATGCACAGGGTTTACCGATGTTTGATAATTATAACCAAACTGATCTTGATTACAATCATCTGAATAATTTCACTGTGGATCCTCGATTATATCATACGGTAGCAATGCCTGGATTACCATGGAAATATGATCAGGATAAAATCTACCAAGAAAGCTGGGTAAGAAGCCCGGGAACTTACGGATATTATGCCTCTTTAAAAGAAAATGTTCCGCCAAATTGTGGTTGTACAGTCAATATCGATCCTTTCTATGGCAACTCCAAAAACAGGATTATTATCAGATACTCTGATGTACTGCTTATCAAAGCAGAGGCCTTAATTGAGTTGGGGCAGCATCAGGCAGCATTACCATTTATTAATCAGGTAAGAGAAAGAGCTGCGGCAAGTACTTATTTTACGGGAGGCTATACTACCAATAATCTTATCCAAAAGTATGAGCCGGGAGTAAACTGCACCTGGGACCAGAGTTTTGCAAGAAAAGCACTTCGATGGGAAAGAAGAATGGAGTTTGCAATGGAAGGAAGCCGTTTCTTTGATCTTGTAAGATGGGGTGTCACCACAGAAACGATGAATACCTTTTACGCTGGAGAAAAGACTAAAAGAACATATTACTCACAAGCAGGTTTTGATCACGGGAAGGAAGAATACTGTCCTATTCCTCTAGCTCAGGTTAATTTTAGCCAAGGATTGTATAAACAAAACAATGGGTACTAA